From the Sebastes umbrosus isolate fSebUmb1 chromosome 2, fSebUmb1.pri, whole genome shotgun sequence genome, one window contains:
- the rab4a gene encoding ras-related protein Rab-4A, with protein sequence MSESYDFLFKFLVIGNAGTGKSCLLHQFIEKRFKDESNHTIGVEFGSKIINVVNKMVKLQIWDTAGQERFRSVTRSYYRGAAGALLVYDITSRETYNALTTWLSDARMLASQNIVIILCGNKKDLDADREVTFLEASRFAQENELMFLETSALTGENVEEAFVQCARKILNKIESGELDPERMGSGIQYGDAALRQLRSPRRAQPQGTQECGC encoded by the exons ATGTCGGAGTCCTACG ATTTCCTGTTTAAATTCCTGGTGATTGGGAATGCTGGAACGGGCAAATCCTGTCTGCTGCACCAGTTCATAGAGAAGAGAT tTAAGGATGAATCCAACCACACGATCGGAGTGGAGTTTGGCTCTAAGATCATCAATGTGGTCAACAAAATGGTCAAACTGCAGATTTGGGACACTGCAGGACAAGAAAGGTTCAG gTCTGTGACCAGAAGTTACTACAGGGGAGCAGCAGGAGCTCTGCTGGTCTATGATATCACCAG TCGAGAGACATACAATGCTCTGACCACGTGGCTGAGTGACGCCAGGATGCTGGCCAGTCAGAACATCGTCATCATCCTGTGTGGAAACAAGAAGGACCTGGACGCCGACAGAGAGGTCACGTTCCTGGAGGCTTCACGCTTCGCTCAGGAGAACG agctgATGTTCCTGGAGACCAGCGCTCTAACAGGGGAGAACGTTGAAGAGGCCTTCGTCCAGTGCGCTCGCAAAATCCTCAACAAGATAGAGTCAG GGGAGCTGGATCCAGAGAGGATGGGTTCAGGTATCCAGTACGGCGACGCTGCGTTACGACAGCTTCGTTCTCCTCGTCGTGCTCAGCCACAGGGCACCCAGGAGTGTGGCTGCTAG